The genome window CCCTCGGCATACCGGATGCTCCGCTCGTCATCACCTTTTTAATCACACCCATGATGGAGGGTAGCCTGCGCCGTGCCCTCCTCATCAACCAGGGCAGCTGGTTCGATGCGCTTTTCAAAAGCCCACTTGCTATCGGGCTTTTCCTCGCCGCAGTGATATTGACCTATCTCTCAGTTCGTTTGCAGGTGATGGAAAAACTTTCGACATCAGCATCTGAGATGGACGAAGAGTAAGCATCCTCCTCGACCGATTAGATTAATCTACCTTCAAACCAATTTTGTTGAAAACTCAAAATAAGAAGAATGGTATTTATGGGAAAATATA of Nitrospinaceae bacterium contains these proteins:
- a CDS encoding tripartite tricarboxylate transporter permease; amino-acid sequence: LGIPDAPLVITFLITPMMEGSLRRALLINQGSWFDALFKSPLAIGLFLAAVILTYLSVRLQVMEKLSTSASEMDEE